Within the Planctomycetota bacterium genome, the region CCGTTCCTGTTGCGCCTAATGAGACAGGCTACACGGCTGAAGTATTGAGCGTGACTGCTGATAAGCAAAACAATAATGATGTCCTCAAAATAAAGCTGAAAATCATCTCCCTTACAGCCCAGCCGGATGTGAAACCTCCTCAAGAGGAAATGGAAGCGGTTTTATACTTGAAAAGCTTTAAGCCTGCCGATATCCCGGAGCTTAAAGCGGACGATATTGTTAATGTCGTGATAAGCCGATGGGGTGATGAGCGCGGACAATCCTACCACATTATGGGGTTAAAATTAATCGGGAATAAATACCGGATGTTAATCAAACAATTGGGTGATAAGGATTTCGAAAAACGACAACAGGCCCAAAACGAGCTTGTTAAGTTCGGAAAATCTATAGAGCCAATACTCAAAGAATATATCAACGATCCTGATACGGAAATAAAATCACGCGTCAACGCCATTCTGGAGGAATTCAAATGGCAGGGATGGGGACCGGAGAATAAAGGACTGCGCTGCCTGGTGGCCAGCGATAAGACATCATATACTATGGATGAGCCTGTTAATATTACCTGTAAAATTGCTAATCTTTTAAATAAACCGCAAAACCTCAATGCAAACAGCTTACATATAATGGGATTGAATACAAAAGCATTTGTAAGGTTCAGTTTGAATGATAAAAATGGAAAAGAGTTTCAATTTAAAGGCGAAGGATATGAGGATAATAAAACTCATGTATTAGAAATTGCCGCCCTTGAAACCAAAGCCATCTTCACGACTGAACTTAAAAAATGGTTTGATATCACCGCAGCAGGGGAATATACGTTCAAAGCGGAATTCATGCTTGACTATACTAATGTCCAGGTGGCATCCAACCCATTAGCGATAATTCTCGCCGAAAAGAAAGCGATTGACGAAGAAGGCATAAATAAACTCATCAAACAATTAGGCGATAACGAATGGGAGATAAGAGAAAAGGCGACACGAGAACTAATTGTGGTTTGCGGGCAGATAGGGGAGTCGTCAATCGCTATTCTTAAATCACTCCTTGAAAAGGCGGATGACCCGGAGGTAAAGATGAGATTAAAACTTGTCTTATCTGAACTGAACGGCTGTTTTGGAAATCTCCTTGCCAATCCTTCTTTTGAGGATGAATTAAAGGGTTGGAAAATAGTAGATAACTGGAATAACTCTAAAATTAAACTGGTGAAAGCGGAAAAAGGGGAAGCGCCTGACGGAGATTATTATATTGAAATGTGGCATGACCCGGCAATGGGGGATAAAGCCTGGTCTTCCAGTTGGTCATCCTGCGGGCAGGAAATCAGAAGCAAGTTAAAACCCGATACTTTTTATGAGATTAAATTCAGCTATAAAACAGGCCATAATTTTGGGTTCAGGGTTACTATTTCCGACGAAGCCATGGTAATGCACAGCACTGACATTATTGCTATCGGCAAATTGTTGCCGGATGGTAAATGGCATGAGGTAACCGGCACTGTTAAATTTACGAAGGAACAATTGGAATACGAGCCGTTTTTTACTTTTATTTATGACTATTCTACTCCCGGCACGATTTGGTTTGATAAATTGAGTTTTAAAAAGGCTCTTGTTCCGGTAGAAGAGAAAAAGTGAACCCAGCTGGGGTGGTTCTAAATAGGGAAGAATAATTGAACTAATTAACTAAGCAACGGTTGAATTATGCCCTCTACCCTAATTATTGACAATATACTGCGGAGTTTTTATACTCATCAATATGGTCGATACCAAATTAAAAATACGGGAATTTAAATCTCTGGATGACTTCCGTTTATGGTGGGAGGGAGATGAAGTAACCCAGTTCTGCCAGCGCCATCCGGAAAAGGTTGCCCGCTTGAAATCACACCGCTGGGTGGCTCCCTGGATAACCAGGCATACCCAGTCCGAGGGTGAGGAAATAAAACAGCCCTCCGGCAAGTCGTTCGGCAAATATATCATAGAAAAGAAGCTGGGGCAGGGCGGGATGGGCGCGGTGTATTTAGCCCATGACCCGGCGCTCAACCGTAAAGTAGCACTCAAAGTAATGCTTCTGAAAGGAGAGCTGGCAACTGAACGTTTTAACAGGGAAGCCAAAGCCTCTGCCAAGCTTAAACATCCGAATATTATCTCCATTTACGAAGTAGGCGCAGTTGGCAAATACCACTATTTTACCATGGAATATATAGAAGGCAATTCGCTGGACAAGCTGATAGCCGATAAGAAATTAACACCCAAACGAACCGCAGAAATCATAAGAGATATGGCAAACGCCTTGCATTACGCCCATAGCCAGGATATCATCCACCGCGATATCAAGCCTGCTAATATCCTGATAGATAAACAAGGCAAGGTTTACTTAACCGATTTCGGCCTGGCAAAGGAATTAAGCGGGACCGAGCATTCCCTGACCATGACAGGGACGATTATGGGGACAGCCGATTATATGTCGCCTGAGCAGGCACAAGGCGATAAAAACAAGATAGACGCCAGAAGCGATATATTCTCTTTAGGAGCGACTCTTTACCACGCACTCACCGGGCATACGCCGTTTAAAGGGAAGGAACTCTACCAGATACTGGAAAGTGTGGTGCGTAAAGACCCGATTCCGCCCAGCCGTTATATAAAGAATCTATCCAAAGATATAGAAACCATTTGCCTGAAAGCACTGGAAAAAGAGCAAAAGACGCGTTACCTGACAGCCAAGGAATTAGCCGATGATTTAATCCGCTATATTAACGGGGAAGCTATATCAGCCAGGCCGA harbors:
- a CDS encoding carbohydrate binding domain-containing protein → MKTIFLWMACLIIALINIAHAVPVAPNETGYTAEVLSVTADKQNNNDVLKIKLKIISLTAQPDVKPPQEEMEAVLYLKSFKPADIPELKADDIVNVVISRWGDERGQSYHIMGLKLIGNKYRMLIKQLGDKDFEKRQQAQNELVKFGKSIEPILKEYINDPDTEIKSRVNAILEEFKWQGWGPENKGLRCLVASDKTSYTMDEPVNITCKIANLLNKPQNLNANSLHIMGLNTKAFVRFSLNDKNGKEFQFKGEGYEDNKTHVLEIAALETKAIFTTELKKWFDITAAGEYTFKAEFMLDYTNVQVASNPLAIILAEKKAIDEEGINKLIKQLGDNEWEIREKATRELIVVCGQIGESSIAILKSLLEKADDPEVKMRLKLVLSELNGCFGNLLANPSFEDELKGWKIVDNWNNSKIKLVKAEKGEAPDGDYYIEMWHDPAMGDKAWSSSWSSCGQEIRSKLKPDTFYEIKFSYKTGHNFGFRVTISDEAMVMHSTDIIAIGKLLPDGKWHEVTGTVKFTKEQLEYEPFFTFIYDYSTPGTIWFDKLSFKKALVPVEEKK